A window from bacterium encodes these proteins:
- a CDS encoding cysteine protease: protein MALETRRWGMGWLPDYPDFRDYSLDHAVVKPLLNKIQLPLQGKRPLPAKVDLRAWCSAVEDQGSLGSCTAQAGAGLVEYFIKRAFGREEEVSRLFLYKVTRNLMHQSGDTGAFNRTTMGALVLFGVPPEEYWPYQIAEFDKEPPAFCYAFAQNYQTISYYRFDPPNLAKKTLLQNIKAGLVSGLPAMFGFTVYNSIFQTEKSGDIPFPANDEKIVGGHAVVAVGYDDNRTIVHPNRRGEKNIGALLIRNSWGKTWGEEGYGWLPYAYVLNGLAVDWWSILKQEWLDTGKFKP from the coding sequence ATGGCGCTTGAAACCCGCCGTTGGGGCATGGGATGGCTGCCGGATTATCCCGATTTTCGCGACTATTCGCTGGATCACGCTGTTGTCAAGCCGCTGCTGAACAAGATCCAGCTGCCGTTGCAGGGCAAAAGACCTCTGCCGGCTAAAGTGGATTTGCGCGCATGGTGCTCAGCGGTGGAGGATCAGGGATCGCTGGGCTCCTGCACCGCCCAGGCCGGCGCCGGCTTGGTGGAGTATTTTATCAAACGCGCCTTCGGCAGAGAAGAAGAGGTGTCGCGTCTCTTTCTCTATAAAGTGACGCGCAACTTGATGCATCAGAGCGGAGATACGGGCGCCTTTAATCGTACGACCATGGGCGCGCTGGTGCTGTTCGGCGTTCCGCCGGAAGAATACTGGCCGTACCAGATCGCAGAGTTCGACAAGGAGCCGCCGGCGTTCTGCTACGCCTTTGCACAAAATTATCAAACTATCAGCTATTACCGATTCGATCCTCCCAATTTGGCGAAAAAAACATTGCTGCAGAACATCAAGGCCGGCCTGGTCTCCGGCCTGCCGGCCATGTTCGGATTCACGGTGTATAATTCCATCTTTCAGACGGAAAAAAGCGGAGACATCCCTTTTCCGGCCAACGATGAAAAAATTGTCGGCGGCCACGCCGTAGTCGCCGTGGGCTATGACGACAACAGAACAATCGTCCACCCCAACCGACGGGGAGAAAAAAATATAGGCGCATTGCTGATCCGCAACTCGTGGGGAAAAACATGGGGAGAGGAGGGTTATGGCTGGCTGCCCTATGCCTATGTGCTGAACGGCCTGGCAGTGGATTGGTGGTCCATTCTCAAACAGGAATGGCTCGACACCGGAAAATTCAAGCCCTGA
- a CDS encoding LysE family transporter, whose amino-acid sequence MYLIAGIVIGFFAAIPIGPINVYAVSQTLKRDFIHGMLVCITSALLDFVFCFAVLTSMRHLIMQLQTAALQVKGLGSLIMLFFALRLILQTRKDGFKKQDAQKETLTHHKPVIATVLMYLANPSLYAFWITIGGTISAHSIISQSGFNPLLFSAAVFLGTLLWYSILVRYVWKRHYQFNVRIIRRLLYATAFILIGLAFYLFVAFL is encoded by the coding sequence ATGTATTTAATCGCCGGCATCGTAATCGGCTTTTTCGCTGCCATCCCCATAGGCCCTATTAACGTCTACGCGGTTTCCCAAACGCTGAAACGCGATTTTATCCATGGGATGCTGGTGTGTATCACCTCTGCCCTGCTTGATTTTGTTTTTTGCTTCGCTGTCCTGACCAGCATGCGGCACTTGATCATGCAGCTGCAGACGGCTGCATTGCAAGTCAAAGGACTCGGCAGCCTCATCATGCTATTCTTCGCCTTGCGGCTCATCCTGCAGACGCGCAAAGACGGATTCAAAAAACAGGACGCTCAAAAGGAAACCCTGACGCACCACAAACCGGTGATCGCCACGGTGCTCATGTATCTGGCTAATCCCAGCCTGTATGCGTTCTGGATCACCATCGGTGGGACGATCTCCGCCCACTCGATTATTTCTCAAAGTGGCTTTAATCCTTTACTGTTCTCCGCCGCCGTCTTCCTCGGCACCCTTCTCTGGTATTCGATCCTGGTGCGCTATGTATGGAAGCGGCACTATCAGTTCAACGTCAGAATCATCAGAAGGCTGCTGTACGCCACCGCGTTCATCCTTATCGGCCTGGCGTTCTATCTCTTTGTGGCCTTTCTGTAA